The following coding sequences lie in one Vicinamibacterales bacterium genomic window:
- a CDS encoding protein-disulfide reductase DsbD N-terminal domain-containing protein, translating to MVMRTSTLLLAIIGVLAVGSTAGAQSVAPMAVDWSAKLEPVARSYPPGSSFTVAISAAIREGWHVYSTEEVKDGPRPLRLALAGGQPFTQAGKLRAPEPQREFDETFNQVAGYYDLPVTFRLPVKVLPEAGAGAATLTIEVNYQACDGKMCLPGRAVKVTVPVTIAR from the coding sequence ATGGTGATGCGCACCTCCACTCTACTTCTCGCGATCATCGGCGTCCTGGCCGTCGGCTCGACAGCGGGCGCCCAGAGTGTCGCGCCGATGGCCGTCGACTGGTCGGCGAAGCTCGAGCCGGTCGCTCGGTCCTACCCGCCGGGAAGCTCGTTCACCGTCGCGATCAGCGCCGCCATCCGTGAGGGCTGGCACGTGTACTCGACCGAGGAGGTGAAGGACGGACCGCGTCCGCTTCGCCTCGCGCTCGCTGGTGGCCAGCCGTTCACGCAGGCCGGCAAACTTCGGGCACCGGAGCCCCAGCGGGAGTTCGATGAGACCTTCAACCAGGTGGCGGGCTACTACGACCTACCGGTGACCTTCCGGCTGCCCGTGAAGGTGCTGCCGGAGGCCGGCGCGGGCGCGGCGACGCTCACGATCGAGGTCAACTACCAGGCGTGTGACGGCAAGATGTGCCTGCCTGGCCGGGCGGTGAAGGTCACCGTGCCCGTGACGATTGCGCGCTGA
- the corA gene encoding magnesium/cobalt transporter CorA: MSTSAKQPDSQAVATAQPDHAPVESTGGRRRSDHHGRKRSRASVPRLLKRSKPGAVAGIDLDDLARMPSTAESVAISCIDYGPAQASAAEVKDLDKFLAAHRPEWAAVRWINVDGLTDMKVIRSLAEKYNLHPLAVEDVLHVTHRPKVEQYRDEGRYQARLFIIVRMLDMPNGHLRSEQISIFLGHHTVLTFQESPGDVWDALRQRLQVAGSRLRNNDAGFLLHSLLDAIVDSCFPLLEVYGDRLEDVEAAVLEQPTPAIIQEIHQLKRELLLLRRAVWPMREVIAGLQREPHDCLSDATRTYMRDIYDHTVQIIDIVETYREVATGLTETYMTAMSQRLNEVMKVLTIIGTIFIPLTFLAGVYGMNFKHFPEIEWIWGYPFFWTICAVTAVTMIVWFKRRQWF, encoded by the coding sequence ATGTCCACTTCCGCCAAACAGCCCGACAGCCAGGCGGTTGCCACCGCGCAACCAGACCACGCACCCGTCGAATCGACAGGCGGTCGCCGCCGATCGGACCACCATGGCCGCAAACGGTCGCGCGCGAGCGTGCCGCGACTGCTCAAGCGGTCCAAGCCCGGCGCCGTGGCGGGGATCGATCTCGACGACCTGGCCCGAATGCCGAGCACGGCTGAATCGGTGGCGATTTCCTGCATCGACTACGGCCCTGCCCAGGCGTCGGCCGCCGAGGTCAAGGACCTCGACAAGTTCCTGGCCGCGCACCGGCCCGAGTGGGCGGCGGTCCGGTGGATCAACGTCGACGGCCTCACCGACATGAAGGTCATCCGGTCGCTCGCGGAGAAGTACAACCTCCATCCGCTGGCAGTCGAGGACGTCCTGCACGTCACACACCGACCGAAGGTCGAGCAGTACCGCGACGAGGGACGCTACCAGGCCCGCCTGTTCATCATCGTCCGCATGCTCGACATGCCGAACGGGCACCTGCGCTCGGAACAGATCAGCATCTTCCTCGGTCACCACACCGTGCTGACGTTCCAGGAAAGCCCAGGCGACGTGTGGGACGCGCTCCGGCAGCGTTTGCAGGTGGCCGGTTCACGGCTGCGGAACAACGATGCGGGTTTCCTGCTGCACTCGCTGCTCGATGCGATCGTGGACAGCTGCTTTCCGTTGCTCGAGGTGTACGGCGATCGGCTCGAGGATGTCGAAGCGGCCGTTCTGGAGCAGCCGACGCCGGCGATCATCCAGGAGATCCACCAATTGAAGCGGGAACTGCTCCTGCTCCGGCGCGCCGTCTGGCCAATGCGCGAGGTCATCGCCGGGCTGCAGCGGGAGCCGCACGATTGCCTGAGCGACGCCACGCGCACCTACATGCGGGACATCTACGACCACACGGTGCAGATCATCGACATCGTGGAAACCTACCGGGAGGTGGCCACGGGGCTGACCGAAACCTACATGACCGCGATGAGCCAGCGACTGAACGAGGTCATGAAGGTGCTGACGATCATCGGCACGATCTTCATCCCATTGACGTTCCTGGCCGGCGTCTATGGGATGAACTTCAAGCACTTCCCTGAGATTGAGTGGATCTGGGGCTACCCCTTCTTCTGGACCATCTGCGCTGTCACGGCCGTGACGATGATCGTCTGGTTCAAGCGACGACAGTGGTTCTGA
- a CDS encoding glycosyltransferase: MFDTTVAIVARNAEATIERAVRSARAQEGCALLLVDDGSEDRTIEKAVGAAGGSLRVRNVDQHRTLGHARQIALEAVDTEFAVWLDADDECLPGRADQLVGAMRAEGTDLAVDGAEVRDGATGAFVRAAPVPPFMMGRRVAARLFERNYLPIVGPVAFRTAWARSIGYDVAMHGGEDFDLLLRGIAAGGEYSLAPDIGYRLYTYPHSLSRWLDNQRRMLRYSLAKHDAGVIDRLYARAGYDRRTTIWGHLSISLFRDEFAAATDWLRELDAGAVPADAVVEPEGPYPFPEGWRLDFHAGTVALLRGDLAEAADRLAAAERRRPTAEGANNLGVARFRQGQPDRARQLFARALELRPDYLDPALNAQAERPERVTTHPFRVSPSREDYPRD; the protein is encoded by the coding sequence ATGTTCGACACCACCGTCGCCATCGTCGCGAGAAACGCGGAAGCCACCATCGAGCGAGCGGTCCGGTCCGCGCGCGCGCAGGAGGGCTGCGCGCTGCTGCTCGTCGACGATGGGTCGGAGGACCGGACAATTGAGAAGGCGGTGGGTGCCGCGGGCGGCAGTCTCCGCGTGAGGAACGTCGACCAGCACCGAACGCTGGGACATGCGCGCCAGATCGCGCTCGAAGCCGTGGACACCGAGTTCGCCGTGTGGCTGGATGCCGACGACGAGTGCCTGCCGGGTCGTGCGGACCAGTTGGTTGGTGCGATGCGCGCCGAGGGGACCGACCTTGCCGTCGACGGCGCCGAGGTGCGCGACGGCGCGACTGGCGCGTTCGTGCGGGCTGCGCCGGTGCCACCATTCATGATGGGCCGGCGCGTGGCCGCGCGGCTGTTCGAGCGCAACTACCTGCCAATCGTGGGGCCCGTGGCGTTCAGGACAGCCTGGGCGCGCTCGATTGGTTACGACGTGGCCATGCACGGCGGTGAGGACTTCGATCTGCTCCTCCGCGGGATCGCAGCCGGCGGCGAGTATTCCCTCGCGCCCGACATCGGCTATCGCCTGTACACCTACCCGCACAGCCTCTCCCGGTGGCTCGACAATCAGCGGCGGATGCTGAGGTACAGCCTGGCCAAGCACGATGCCGGCGTCATCGATCGGCTGTATGCGCGGGCCGGGTACGACCGACGCACGACGATATGGGGTCACCTGTCGATCTCATTGTTTCGCGACGAGTTCGCCGCGGCGACCGATTGGTTGCGGGAGCTCGACGCGGGGGCGGTGCCGGCCGACGCGGTCGTGGAACCAGAAGGCCCGTACCCGTTCCCAGAAGGCTGGCGCCTGGACTTCCACGCCGGCACCGTTGCTCTGCTGCGGGGCGATCTCGCGGAGGCCGCCGACCGTCTCGCGGCGGCCGAGCGGCGCCGGCCGACCGCGGAAGGCGCCAACAACCTCGGAGTGGCCAGGTTTCGGCAGGGACAGCCGGACCGCGCCCGGCAACTCTTTGCGCGGGCGCTGGAACTCCGACCCGACTACCTCGACCCTGCGCTCAACGCGCAAGCCGAGAGGCCGGAGCGCGTCACCACCCATCCGTTCAGGGTTTCGCCGAGCCGCGAGGACTATCCAAGAGACTGA
- a CDS encoding glycosyltransferase — translation MNDRAPHPTLSVYTTCRNEARYLADTLDSILAQTFEDFEIALVDGASTDGTLDILRTYEREPRLKWISEPDEGPGDGFYKAMRRATGTYVMCLPVSDCYLSPTWFEQCVEVLERDPDVSMVHGNVMRMRPDGALIAPLHPSWTESPPPGKFDYFAYWLATFMHASEVTYCVRRSPYLECYPPFPGRAPTPGSLSDPLGDDDFARFGPHMKCLFNFHTRGYLASYLPVMATGVRENLDNLTISRRRYIMLEARRYTSDIRAYRDALLDGRIDHVFRSGRGETIRIIDDAARDAFAERVAHYRATARQMFDVIDDENVHHRDRVMLFRRKWAQWCEAFGPSSPVAIYAGGLHTEQLLEIVGDDLKRLNVIAIVDQRPTQGEQMRGIPIVQKCTFDFSTVDRVIVSSKAYEAEIYAELLEVLPPHRIERIYGV, via the coding sequence GTGAACGACCGCGCGCCGCATCCAACCCTCTCCGTCTACACCACGTGCCGGAACGAGGCCCGGTACCTCGCCGACACGCTCGACTCGATCCTTGCGCAGACGTTCGAGGACTTCGAGATCGCCCTCGTGGACGGTGCCTCGACCGACGGGACGCTGGACATCCTACGGACCTACGAGCGCGAACCACGCCTCAAGTGGATCTCGGAGCCGGACGAGGGGCCCGGCGACGGATTCTACAAGGCGATGCGACGCGCGACGGGCACCTACGTGATGTGCCTTCCGGTCTCGGACTGCTACCTGTCGCCGACTTGGTTCGAGCAGTGCGTGGAGGTGCTGGAGCGGGATCCAGACGTGTCGATGGTGCACGGAAACGTGATGAGAATGCGACCGGATGGAGCCCTGATCGCTCCGCTCCATCCGAGTTGGACCGAGAGCCCGCCGCCGGGCAAGTTCGACTACTTCGCGTACTGGCTCGCCACGTTCATGCACGCGTCGGAAGTCACGTACTGCGTGCGGCGGTCCCCGTACCTGGAGTGCTACCCGCCGTTCCCGGGGCGAGCGCCGACCCCTGGCTCGCTCTCGGACCCACTTGGTGACGACGACTTCGCCAGGTTCGGCCCGCACATGAAGTGCCTGTTCAACTTCCACACCCGCGGGTACCTGGCCTCATATCTGCCGGTGATGGCGACGGGGGTGCGGGAGAATCTCGATAATCTCACGATCTCGAGGCGTCGCTACATCATGCTCGAGGCGCGGCGGTACACGTCTGACATCCGCGCGTATCGGGACGCGCTGCTCGATGGACGCATCGACCACGTCTTCAGGAGCGGACGGGGAGAGACGATTCGCATCATCGACGACGCCGCGCGAGACGCGTTCGCGGAGCGGGTCGCTCACTACCGCGCGACGGCACGCCAGATGTTCGACGTCATCGACGACGAGAATGTCCACCATCGGGATCGAGTGATGCTGTTCAGGCGAAAGTGGGCGCAGTGGTGCGAAGCGTTCGGCCCGTCCAGTCCGGTGGCCATCTACGCGGGCGGCCTTCACACGGAGCAGTTGCTCGAGATTGTGGGCGACGACCTGAAGCGATTGAACGTGATCGCGATCGTCGATCAGCGACCGACCCAGGGCGAGCAGATGCGAGGTATCCCGATCGTTCAGAAATGCACGTTCGATTTCTCAACAGTCGACCGCGTGATCGTCTCTTCGAAGGCGTATGAGGCGGAGATCTACGCGGAGTTGCTGGAGGTCCTGCCGCCGCACCGAATCGAACGGATATACGGCGTCTGA
- a CDS encoding class I SAM-dependent methyltransferase, whose product MSCRSLLSALHPGRPILHIDRAILGAPVRHLFMIGTTWYLKERCGRDALSVLEVGSWCGASALSWAQGISTYCAGRGSLTCVDAWTPFFTETPDAKADYAVAMDAMLASDVAYEIFVHNMTTLPPGIAAQHVRGLSEHVLPQLRDAQYDIAFVDANHAYSSVRADLTATLRLVRDGGIICGDDLNRQLDECDAAHVHANRERDLATDPETGHSYHPGVTAAVAEVFGRVSVWAGFWAMQKDGTAWRPIVLRGMPVVYPKHFPAAALADAQAHFADIQHLV is encoded by the coding sequence ATGTCCTGTCGCAGCCTTCTCTCCGCGCTCCATCCCGGCCGCCCCATCCTCCACATCGACCGGGCGATCCTCGGCGCCCCGGTCCGGCACCTGTTCATGATTGGGACGACGTGGTACCTGAAGGAGCGGTGCGGCCGTGACGCGCTGAGCGTGCTCGAGGTCGGCTCGTGGTGCGGCGCGTCCGCGCTCTCGTGGGCGCAGGGAATCTCCACGTACTGCGCGGGGCGCGGCTCGTTGACGTGCGTGGATGCCTGGACGCCGTTCTTCACCGAGACACCGGACGCGAAGGCCGACTACGCCGTGGCCATGGACGCGATGCTCGCGTCGGACGTGGCCTACGAGATCTTCGTGCACAACATGACCACGTTGCCGCCGGGAATCGCGGCGCAGCACGTACGGGGGCTGAGCGAGCACGTGCTGCCGCAGTTGCGCGATGCGCAGTACGACATTGCGTTCGTCGATGCGAACCACGCATATTCGTCGGTCCGCGCCGACCTGACGGCCACCCTCCGGCTGGTCCGCGACGGCGGCATCATCTGCGGCGACGACCTCAACCGGCAACTCGACGAGTGCGATGCGGCGCACGTCCATGCGAACCGCGAGCGCGACCTCGCCACCGATCCGGAGACGGGCCACAGCTATCATCCCGGTGTGACCGCTGCCGTGGCGGAAGTATTCGGTCGGGTCTCCGTCTGGGCTGGATTCTGGGCGATGCAGAAGGACGGCACCGCGTGGCGGCCGATCGTGCTCCGCGGAATGCCCGTCGTCTACCCGAAGCACTTCCCGGCCGCCGCGCTGGCGGATGCCCAGGCGCACTTCGCCGACATCCAGCACCTCGTCTGA